In one window of Duganella dendranthematis DNA:
- a CDS encoding YicC/YloC family endoribonuclease gives MTGYAVATSESAAGTLTIEIKSVNSRFLDLQFRINDDLRALEPDLRSAIMGAITRGKVELRLSFGRKAATTGTQALNLPLLTEIQRLQGEVSGLFPGVQTMSVAELLRWPGVIEEAQIGQESLQADVATLAGRTIEAFVTSRQREGAALEAMLISRIEAMEAIVKRITPLIPQVVAAFQQKAIERMQDALGLACQGSNSALSRQDALERIRQEVILYGIRIDVAEELGRLSAHLTETRHILKKGGQVGKRLDFMMQELNREANTLGAKASVKELADASMELKLLIEQMREQVQNLE, from the coding sequence ATGACGGGCTACGCGGTCGCCACCAGTGAAAGTGCGGCGGGAACACTGACCATTGAAATCAAGAGCGTCAACTCACGATTTTTGGACTTACAGTTTCGAATAAACGACGATTTGCGAGCGCTCGAACCCGATTTACGCTCCGCGATCATGGGCGCTATCACGCGCGGCAAGGTGGAATTGCGCCTCAGCTTCGGACGCAAGGCGGCCACCACCGGCACCCAGGCGCTGAATCTCCCCTTATTGACTGAAATACAACGCTTGCAGGGCGAAGTCAGCGGCCTGTTCCCCGGCGTGCAAACGATGTCAGTAGCAGAATTACTGCGCTGGCCCGGCGTTATCGAAGAGGCGCAGATCGGCCAGGAGTCGCTGCAGGCGGATGTGGCCACCCTCGCCGGCCGCACCATCGAAGCGTTTGTGACCAGCCGTCAACGCGAAGGCGCGGCGCTGGAAGCAATGCTGATTTCGCGCATCGAGGCGATGGAAGCCATCGTCAAGCGCATTACGCCGCTGATACCGCAAGTGGTGGCGGCGTTCCAGCAGAAGGCAATCGAGCGCATGCAGGATGCGCTGGGGCTGGCGTGCCAGGGGTCGAATTCGGCGCTGTCGCGCCAGGATGCGCTGGAGCGCATTCGGCAGGAAGTGATCCTGTACGGCATCCGCATTGACGTGGCCGAAGAGCTGGGCCGCCTGTCGGCACACCTGACCGAGACCCGTCATATCCTGAAAAAAGGCGGCCAGGTCGGCAAGCGCCTGGACTTCATGATGCAGGAGCTGAACCGCGAAGCCAATACGCTGGGCGCCAAGGCGTCGGTGAAGGAACTGGCCGATGCGTCGATGGAACTCAAGCTGCTGATCGAACAGATGCGCGAACAGGTGCAAAACCTGGAGTAA
- a CDS encoding S41 family peptidase produces the protein MSGSKKLIAAVVLGALLSWPALAVEDTALKASDRAAIVQTLAAKINANYIEPEKAERLGSAIIRKNADGGYADAAGAKAFSAALQQDLRALSGDLHFSAARYEGFTEPSGPPEPPTRAKLDEWRNAAARRGYEIEKIERLPGNVGYIELRGFGNVEFVGPAYAAAMSLISGTDALILDLRRNGGGSPASVAYLMSHFLPAGDVRHLIDIYDRPTDTTRQIWSVPTVAQRYDKPVYVLTSARTGSGGEDCAYDFQVLKRGTLVGETTAGASNPVSWFSLGHDIVASIPTARTTNFVSKTNWEHVGVKPDVAVPAAQALQTAHVAILRNLVAAAKQGDERTELQRLLAMAEKGEVDQPVYKLKGQL, from the coding sequence ATGTCTGGTAGCAAGAAGCTTATCGCAGCGGTCGTGTTGGGGGCGCTGTTGTCGTGGCCCGCCCTGGCGGTGGAGGACACCGCGTTGAAAGCATCCGATCGCGCCGCAATCGTGCAGACGCTGGCGGCGAAAATCAACGCGAATTACATCGAGCCGGAAAAGGCCGAACGGCTCGGCAGTGCGATCATCAGGAAGAATGCCGACGGAGGCTATGCGGACGCCGCCGGCGCCAAGGCGTTCAGCGCGGCGCTGCAGCAGGACTTGCGCGCATTGAGCGGCGACCTGCATTTCAGCGCCGCGCGTTACGAGGGTTTCACCGAGCCCAGCGGTCCGCCGGAGCCGCCGACCCGCGCCAAGCTGGACGAATGGCGCAACGCGGCCGCGCGGCGCGGCTATGAGATCGAGAAGATCGAACGCCTGCCTGGCAACGTCGGCTACATCGAGTTGCGCGGCTTCGGCAACGTGGAATTCGTCGGCCCGGCCTACGCGGCGGCGATGTCGCTCATCAGCGGCACGGATGCGCTGATCCTCGACCTGCGCCGCAACGGCGGCGGCAGTCCGGCCAGCGTGGCTTACCTGATGAGTCATTTCCTGCCGGCGGGCGACGTGCGCCACCTGATCGACATCTACGATCGCCCGACCGACACGACGCGCCAGATCTGGAGCGTGCCGACGGTGGCGCAGCGTTATGACAAGCCGGTGTATGTGCTGACCTCGGCCCGGACAGGTTCCGGCGGCGAGGACTGCGCTTACGACTTCCAGGTGCTGAAGCGCGGCACCCTGGTCGGTGAAACCACGGCCGGCGCCTCCAACCCGGTGAGCTGGTTCAGCCTGGGACACGACATCGTGGCCTCGATCCCGACGGCGCGCACCACCAATTTCGTCTCCAAAACCAATTGGGAACACGTCGGCGTGAAACCGGACGTCGCCGTGCCCGCAGCGCAGGCATTGCAGACCGCGCATGTCGCCATCCTGCGCAATCTGGTGGCCGCTGCAAAGCAGGGCGACGAGCGCACGGAACTGCAGCGCCTGCTTGCCATGGCGGAGAAAGGCGAGGTCGATCAACCGGTCTACAAGCTCAAAGGGCAGCTTTGA
- a CDS encoding LytR/AlgR family response regulator transcription factor, translating to MNIRVVIVDDEPLARLAVKVRLAQRAAFELVGEFGDGDSAYEGIVALKPDLVFVDVEMPGKSGLDMLAALPPAQRPMAILLTAYEGFALQAFELAALDYLLKPVDDERFDEALDRAQQAFPYRCQSRAAAQAAPVAPALRSFSVRVGSRTVLVPVADVERIEADGDYASLHANGKIWLVRERLHNLATQLDPRQFHRVHRSSIVRLDMITELRSLTNRDAMLRLRDGSVLRASRSYMPALTEALQHLNTKTDS from the coding sequence TTGAACATCCGGGTGGTGATCGTCGACGACGAGCCGCTGGCCAGGCTGGCGGTCAAAGTGAGGCTGGCGCAGCGCGCCGCCTTCGAGCTGGTGGGCGAATTTGGCGACGGCGACAGCGCGTACGAAGGGATTGTGGCGCTGAAGCCCGACCTGGTGTTCGTCGACGTCGAGATGCCGGGCAAGAGCGGCCTCGACATGCTGGCCGCACTGCCGCCGGCGCAGCGGCCGATGGCGATCCTGCTGACCGCCTACGAAGGCTTCGCCCTGCAAGCGTTTGAACTGGCCGCCCTCGATTACCTGCTCAAGCCGGTCGATGACGAACGCTTCGACGAAGCCCTGGACCGCGCGCAGCAGGCGTTTCCCTACCGTTGCCAAAGCCGTGCCGCAGCACAGGCAGCACCTGTGGCACCGGCGTTGCGCAGCTTCAGCGTGCGGGTGGGATCGCGCACGGTGCTGGTGCCGGTGGCCGACGTCGAGCGCATCGAGGCCGACGGCGACTACGCCTCGCTGCATGCCAACGGCAAGATCTGGCTGGTGCGGGAACGCCTGCACAACCTCGCCACGCAGCTCGATCCACGCCAGTTCCACCGCGTGCACCGTTCGTCCATCGTGCGGCTGGACATGATCACCGAGCTGCGTTCGCTCACCAACCGCGACGCCATGCTGCGCCTGCGCGACGGCAGCGTGCTGCGCGCCAGCCGCTCCTATATGCCTGCCTTGACGGAGGCGCTACAACACCTCAACACCAAAACCGATTCGTAG
- a CDS encoding serine/threonine protein kinase, with translation MAAQNNAPLPDGLEIAGYRIVKKIASGGFSIVYLAYDTDGNAVAIKEYLPSSLALRQPGELVPSVSKAHLPVFRIGLKCFFEEGRALARISHPNVVSVLNFFRAHETVYMVMAYESGHSLQEHIQRQRGKGSKVGEAFIRTIFTQVVKGLREVHANQLLHLDLKPANIYLRTDGTPMLLDFGAARQTVNTDLPTLTPMYTPGFAPPELYAKTGLGPWTDIYSIGASMFACMVGSPPQPADQRKSEDKMASHFQQLNGMYSAELVQLVRWCLEVEPLERPQSLFAVQKGLQAAVAVAMPAPAAPTMIDKLRGLMGRLGGSGARAKAGPDTLV, from the coding sequence ATGGCTGCACAAAACAACGCCCCGTTACCAGATGGTCTGGAAATTGCTGGATATCGCATTGTAAAGAAAATTGCGTCCGGTGGGTTCAGTATTGTTTACCTTGCATATGATACTGATGGTAACGCGGTGGCAATCAAGGAGTATTTGCCCAGTTCTTTGGCGCTGCGGCAGCCCGGCGAACTGGTGCCTTCCGTCTCAAAAGCCCATCTTCCCGTGTTCCGCATCGGTCTCAAGTGCTTTTTTGAGGAGGGCCGGGCGTTGGCCCGCATCTCGCACCCGAATGTTGTAAGTGTGCTCAATTTCTTCCGCGCGCACGAAACTGTTTATATGGTGATGGCCTACGAATCGGGGCATTCGCTGCAGGAACACATCCAGCGGCAGCGCGGCAAGGGCAGCAAAGTGGGCGAAGCCTTCATCCGCACCATTTTCACGCAGGTGGTCAAGGGGCTGCGCGAAGTCCACGCCAACCAGCTGCTGCACCTGGATCTGAAACCGGCCAATATCTACCTGCGCACCGACGGCACGCCGATGCTGCTGGACTTTGGCGCCGCGCGCCAGACCGTCAACACCGACCTGCCGACGCTGACACCGATGTACACCCCCGGCTTCGCGCCGCCCGAACTGTACGCCAAGACCGGGCTGGGACCGTGGACCGACATCTATAGCATCGGCGCGTCGATGTTTGCCTGCATGGTCGGCTCGCCGCCGCAGCCGGCCGACCAGCGCAAGAGCGAAGACAAGATGGCCAGCCATTTCCAGCAGCTGAACGGCATGTATTCGGCGGAACTGGTGCAACTGGTGCGCTGGTGCCTGGAAGTGGAGCCGCTGGAGCGGCCACAAAGCCTGTTCGCGGTGCAGAAGGGCTTGCAGGCCGCCGTGGCCGTTGCGATGCCGGCGCCGGCCGCGCCGACCATGATCGACAAGCTGCGCGGGCTGATGGGCAGGCTGGGCGGCAGCGGCGCCCGCGCCAAGGCCGGCCCGGACACGCTGGTCTGA